In Raphanus sativus cultivar WK10039 chromosome 5, ASM80110v3, whole genome shotgun sequence, the following proteins share a genomic window:
- the LOC108862063 gene encoding pentatricopeptide repeat-containing protein At2g15690, mitochondrial, translating to MSSLMAIRCARTQKIFTVGSLLQVRSSLPHLSSRFASVTQTFALSSTASKNLSTSASASDYHRNPHPVASYPPPQRHNPSPGFDSQRFQNQSNAPQNQRFNPNQSNPQHGGYRPPQHRGGGYNQVNYQNQNVQSNEIAPTVDEIVRLCKLRRYKDAIELLDKGAMPDKDCFSLLFESCANLKSLEHSKKVHDHFLRSVFRSDPKLNNVVIGMFGECSSVTDAKRVFDHMADKDMDSWHVMMRVYSDNGMGDDALQMFEEMTTKVGMRPNEETFVAVFLACAAVGGIKEAFLHFDSMKNEFGISPGTEHYLGVLDVLGKCGHLVEAEQYIRGLPFEATAEFWEAMRNYGKIHGDIELEDYAEELMVGLDPSKAVTNKIPTPPPKSYRETSMLASRSRILEFRNLTLYKDEAKELDAKKGAVYVPDTKCVLHDIDEEAKQQALLYHSERLAIAYGIICTPPRKSLTIIKNLRVCNDCHNFIKITSKIIGRTLIVRDNKRFHHFSDGKCSCGDYW from the coding sequence ATGTCTTCTCTAATGGCGATTCGTTGCGCGCGTACCCAGAAGATCTTCACAGTAGGTTCCCTGCTTCAGGTACGCTCTTCTCTCCCCCATCTATCCTCTCGATTCGCCTCCGTTACCCAAACCTTCGCCCTTAGCTCAACCGCGAGCAAAAACCTCAGCACATCCGCCTCCGCGAGTGACTATCACCGGAATCCTCACCCCGTCGCATCTTACCCTCCGCCGCAACGGCACAATCCATCTCCGGGGTTCGATTCCCAGCGTTTCCAAAACCAATCAAACGCTCCTCAAAACCAGAGGTTTAACCCTAACCAATCGAATCCTCAGCACGGCGGTTACAGACCTCCTCAACACCGCGGAGGCGGTTACAATCAGGTCAATTATCAGAACCAGAACGTTCAGAGCAACGAGATAGCCCCAACCGTGGATGAGATAGTCCGCTTGTGCAAGCTCAGGAGATACAAAGACGCGATCGAGCTGCTCGATAAGGGAGCGATGCCTGACAAAGACTGTTTCTCTCTGCTCTTCGAGTCCTGCGCCAATCTGAAATCCCTCGAGCATTCCAAGAAGGTGCACGATCACTTCCTTCGGTCCGTCTTCAGGAGCGATCCGAAGCTGAACAACGTGGTCATCGGTATGTTCGGGGAGTGCAGCAGCGTCACCGACGCCAAGAGAGTGTTCGATCACATGGCCGACAAAGATATGGATTCTTGGCACGTGATGATGCGCGTGTATAGCGACAACGGGATGGGGGATGATGCGTTGCAGATGTTCGAGGAGATGACGACGAAGGTAGGGATGAGACCTAACGAGGAGACGTTCGTTGCTGTCTTCTTGGCTTGTGCTGCTGTGGGTGGGATAAAGGAAGCGTTTCTGCATTTCGATTCGATGAAGAACGAGTTTGGGATTAGCCCCGGGACTGAGCATTACTTGGGTGTTTTGGATGTTCTTGGGAAATGTGGGCATCTCGTCGAGGCGGAGCAGTACATCCGCGGGCTTCCTTTCGAAGCCACGGCTGAGTTCTGGGAAGCTATGAGGAACTATGGTAAGATTCATGGAGATATTGAGTTAGAGGATTACGCGGAGGAGTTGATGGTTGGTCTTGACCCTTCCAAGGCTGTGACCAACAAGATTCCTACTCCTCCTCCTAAGTCATACAGGGAGACGAGTATGCTTGCTAGTAGGAGTAGGATTCTCGAGTTTCGGAATCTGACTTTGTACAAGGATGAAGCTAAGGAGTTGGATGCGAAGAAAGGAGCGGTTTATGTTCCAGACACTAAATGTGTTCTGCATGACATTGACGAGGAGGCTAAACAACAGGCGCTGCTCTACCACAGTGAGAGGCTAGCGATTGCTTATGGTATTATATGCACCCCGCCTCGGAAGTCTCTGACAATCATCAAGAATCTGCGCGTGTGTAATGACTGTCACAACTTCATCAAGATCACGTCCAAAATCATTGGTAGAACGTTGATCGTGAGAGACAACAAACGGTTCCATCACTTCAGTGACGGCAAATGTTCTTGTGGCGATTACTGGTAG
- the LOC108861237 gene encoding uncharacterized protein LOC108861237 yields the protein MIGGGRVYWGKKADREVEDEGGSNGVVAMFAWSSIDENHLASFVDLYSSLGWNSLVCRADFLTAFYPEMALSLAFHLLAELVEELKSRPCPVIFLAFSGAPKACMYKVLQVIMGDCEPQIHPDDSQLVRNCLSGHVYDSGPLDFTSDLNTKFALHPSIRRMSVPSRLISWMAKGISSGLDGLYLTRFESQRSEYWQALYSSVEIEAPYLILCSENDKLAPHQVISSFTHQLQELGGEVKVVKWKNSPHAGHYTHNPIQYRAVISNFLEKAISVHLHKIRQLGERARTHDEISELICDLQKVAVKSNQSLKRVATGPCDHFFLPSSAPYQSNNNDPSSSQEEQRERSSFRPLQPMSINAHSVLGQFLFDSCVPKNIEGWDIRFGGCLNGQPYATSSSRKNSNRGFQRRLLRSKL from the exons ATGATCGGAGGGGGGAGAGTTTACTGGGGGAAGAAGGCGGATAGAGAGGTGGAGGACGAAGGTGGATCAAACGGCGTCGTTGCGATGTTCGCGTGGAGTTCGATTGACGAGAACCATCTCGCGAGTTTCGTTGACCTCTACTCTTCTCTCGGTTGGAACTCGCTTGTTTGCCGCGCTGATTTTCTCACTGC GTTTTACCCAGAGATGGCTCTCTCGCTAGCATTTCATCTTCTTGCTGAGCTCGTTGAG GAGCTAAAGAGCAGACCGTGTCCTGTAATCTTTCTAGCTTTCTCTGGGGCTCCAAAAGCTTGCATGTACAAAGTACTACAGGTGATCATGGGTGATTGTGAACCTCAAATTCATCCG GATGATAGCCAGCTTGTTAGAAACTGTCTTTCTGGACATGTCTACGACTCTGGCCCATTGGATTTCACCAGTGATTTGAATACAAAATTCGCACTACATCCATCCATAAGACGAATGTCTGTGCCTTCAAGACTCATATCTTGGATGGCCAAAGGGATATCTTCAGGCCTTGACGGTTTATATCTTACGAGATTTGAATCTCAACGCAGTGAGTATTGGCAGGCCCTCTACTCATCTGTT GAAATTGAGGCTCCATATCTCATCTTATGCTCGGAGAATGACAAACTGGCTCCTCACCAAGTGATTTCGAGCTTCACCCATCAATTACAGGAACTGGGAGGAGAGGTTAAAGTTGTCAAGTGGAAAAACTCTCCTCATGCAG GGCACTACACACATAACCCTATACAATACCGAGCTGTTATCTCCAACTTTCTAGAGAAGGCCATATCAGTTCACTTACATAAAATCCGACAACTTGGAGAAAGAGCTCGCACGCATGATGAGATCTCTGAGTTAATTTGCGACCTTCAGAAAGTGGCTGTGAAATCTAACCAAAGCCTAAAGAGAGTAGCCACTGGTCCATGTGACCATTTTTTCTTACCAAGCTCAGCTCCGTATCAAAGCAACAACAATGATCCATCGTCTTCACAGGAAgagcagagagagagatcttCCTTCCGCCCGCTCCAACCAATGAGCATAAACGCTCACAGCGTTCTTGGGCAGTTCCTGTTCGATTCATGTGTTCCTAAGAACATCGAAGGATGGGATATCAGATTTGGAGGTTGTCTCAACGGCCAACCATACGCCACTTCCTCTTCCCGTAAGAATTCAAATCGTGGTTTCCAGAGACGCCTCTTACGTTCAAAACTGTGA
- the LOC108857395 gene encoding uncharacterized protein LOC108857395, with protein sequence MGDEHSLSPKDSFVFKLPKKSPLVLRMVVLMFVMVCAVYICSICLKQIGVVPSAGFLNVEVFEKPCPEPNIEPWDIPYVHYPKPKTYNREECSCNPVRYFAILSMQRSGSGWFETLLNNHTNISSNGEIFSVKDRRANVSTIFETLDKVYNLDWLSSASKNECTSAVGLKWMLNQGLMKHHEEIVEYFKTRGVSAIFLFRRNLLRRMISVLANSYDKDAKLLNGTHKSHVHSPKEAEILARYKPLINTTLLIADLKQVQEMTTKALSYFNTTRHIFLYYEDVVKNRTRLDDVQEFLKVPKLNLKSRQVKIHHGPLSQHVQNWEEVQKTLNGTGFENFLLEDYRK encoded by the exons ATGGGCGACGAACACTCTCTCAGCCCAAAG GATAGTTTCGTCTTCAAGCTCCCTAAAAAATCCCCACTTGTGTTGAGAATGGTCGTTCTCATGTTTGTCATGGTCTGCGCTGTCTACATTTGCTCAATCTGTCTTAAACAAATCGGTGTCGTCCCAAGTGCTGGTTTTTTGAACGTTGAAGTCTTTGAGAAGCCTTGTCCCGAGCCTAACATTGAACCATGGGACATACCATATGTACATTACCCTAAACCCAAGACATACAACAG gGAGGAATGTTCGTGCAATCCAGTTAGGTATTTTGCGATTCTGTCAATGCAGAGATCTGGTAGCGGCTGGTTTGAGACTTTGCTAAACAATCATACTAACATAAGCTCCAACGGGGAGATCTTCTCGGTTAAAGACAGGAGGGCTAATGTCTCCACCATTTTCGAGACCTTGGACAAAGTATATAATCTAGATTGGTTGAGTAGTGCTTCTAAGAACGAGTGCACTTCTGCCGTTGGTTTGAAGTGGATGCTTAATCAG GGTCTAATGAAACACCATGAAGAGATAGTAGAATACTTCAAAACCAGAGGCGTCTCAGCTATATTCCTCTTTAGAAGGAACCTCTTGCGCCGAATGATTTCAGTTCTTGCAAACTCTTACGATAAAGATGCTAAGCTATTGAACGGTACTCACAAGTCCCACGTCCATTCTCCTAAAGAG GCTGAGATATTGGCGCGGTACAAACCGTTGATCAACACAACTCTTTTGATAGCTGATCTGAAACAAGTTCAAGAGATGACTACAAAAGCACTTTCTTACTTCAATACCACTCGCCACATCTTCCTCTATTACGAAGACGTTGTCAAAAACCGCACC AGACTAGATGATGTGCAAGAGTTTCTGAAGGTTCCAAAACTTAATTTAAAGAGCCGGCAAGTGAAGATTCATCACGGTCCTTTGTCACAGCACGTACAGAATTGGGAAGAGGTTCAAAAGACGCTGAATGGGACTGGTTTTGAAAACTTTCTACTTGAAGATTACCGAAAGTGA
- the LOC108859825 gene encoding uncharacterized protein LOC108859825 — protein MLIKRIELCIEIVKITMDFVVVVAEAAKGFLRHAPQAPPALLRQGPYYYSATTPRPSPYMIGYLPC, from the coding sequence ATGTTGATAAAAAGAATAGAGCTTTGTATAGAGATAGTGAAGATAACAATGGATTTTGTAGTGGTGGTGGCTGAAGCCGCCAAAGGCTTTTTGAGACACGCTCCTCAGGCTCCGCCCGCTCTCCTCCGCCAAGGCCCCTACTATTACTCAGCTACGACCCCTCGCCCTTCCCCTTACATGATTGGCTATCTTCCTTGTTGA